A genomic region of bacterium contains the following coding sequences:
- a CDS encoding YggS family pyridoxal phosphate-dependent enzyme, with product MTNVAANIAGVRERIGRAASRAGRDPNGVLLLAVSKTHPAEAVEAAYAAGQRDFGENYAQEARQKAGAVRHADVRWHFIGHLQTNKVRQIAPFVSVIHTVDSERLAAEIARRARGAGRETDVLLQVNVAGETQKSGCAPDEAEAIARVVADLPGVRLAGLMTMPPLAPPERTRPHFRRLRELRDGIARRLAMPLPDLSMGMSDDLEVAVEEGATIVRVGTAIFGARETA from the coding sequence ATGACGAACGTCGCCGCCAACATCGCCGGAGTCCGCGAACGCATCGGCCGCGCGGCGTCCCGCGCCGGCCGCGATCCGAACGGTGTGCTCCTTCTGGCCGTCAGCAAGACGCACCCGGCCGAGGCCGTCGAAGCGGCGTACGCGGCGGGGCAACGCGACTTCGGCGAAAACTATGCGCAAGAGGCGCGGCAAAAAGCGGGCGCGGTGCGTCACGCGGATGTACGCTGGCATTTCATCGGGCATCTGCAGACGAACAAGGTGCGGCAGATCGCGCCGTTCGTGTCCGTGATCCACACCGTGGACTCCGAACGCCTGGCCGCGGAGATCGCGAGGCGCGCGCGGGGCGCGGGACGCGAAACGGATGTGCTGCTGCAAGTGAACGTGGCAGGCGAGACGCAAAAAAGCGGCTGCGCGCCCGATGAGGCGGAGGCGATCGCGCGCGTGGTGGCCGATCTTCCCGGCGTGCGGCTTGCGGGGCTGATGACGATGCCGCCGCTTGCGCCGCCGGAGCGGACGCGCCCGCACTTTCGCCGGCTTCGGGAACTGCGTGACGGGATCGCCCGGAGGCTGGCGATGCCTCTTCCCGATCTGTCGATGGGCATGAGCGATGATTTAGAGGTGGCCGTGGAGGAAGGCGCGACAATCGTGCGCGTCGGCACGGCCATCTTCGGGGCGCGGGAAACGGCCTAG
- a CDS encoding helix-hairpin-helix domain-containing protein → MNDTWIEEVAREVSRDATAVRRAVDLFDGGATVPFLLRYRREQIGPMNEAELARIRERARQRRDLEERREIVRQEIHETGAMTDELRERIAAARDRATLDDIHLAHKPRPHARAAKAVEAGLAPLADALLDQTSASDAATLAEPFVDAQKGVADADAALAGARDIIAERIHLRPALRAAVRKLYRTASRLVTRLADGIDASRATRYREVHALNEPIGHVSAHRFHLAARGAREGLLAVHLHVEREAICAACRAEAIRNVDAPYVDQIETAIEDACDRLLMPAFETATLAEAREWADGEALDIIETAFRHVLDAPPFGARRVLGVLADEKKGSRAVVVDEKGAVIAEAAFAFDGALDAAPPMEEALLPLIHDHHAQGAAIVRTASARKVAAFLHELGRMDPARRMPVLTFGEAEAGVYAAGPVAREEMPDADIPTRKAASVARRMQDPLAELLKVDPRTINLTSFHSDVDKTHLLERLERVASTYASLVGVDANAANERHLSYIAGIGPQTAAFMKKHRDEQGPFRTRSQFHQIKRMTPTAFEQCAGFLTVAGGENPLDATRIHPERYALVERMAADAKTNVAGLLTDAAARASIDPAAYLDETAGEPTIRFILGELEKPARSERPVFPEIVVDPDVHKLEDLSAGRKLTGVVTSVTDFGAFVDVGLPEEGLVHFTQLSPHRVRAPHEAVTVGMPVTAVVTDIDLERRRLSLSIRAAFPKPEGDARPRGRRRPDGP, encoded by the coding sequence ATGAACGACACGTGGATCGAAGAGGTCGCGCGCGAAGTGTCGCGCGACGCAACCGCCGTGCGCCGCGCCGTGGATTTGTTCGACGGCGGCGCGACAGTTCCGTTTCTCCTTCGCTACCGTCGCGAGCAGATCGGCCCGATGAACGAAGCCGAACTCGCGCGCATCCGCGAACGGGCGCGCCAACGGCGCGATCTCGAGGAGAGGCGGGAGATCGTGCGCCAGGAGATCCACGAGACCGGCGCGATGACCGACGAATTGCGCGAACGGATCGCCGCCGCGCGCGATCGCGCGACGCTCGACGACATCCACCTGGCGCACAAGCCGCGACCGCACGCCCGCGCCGCGAAAGCGGTGGAGGCGGGGCTAGCGCCCCTGGCGGACGCGCTTCTCGACCAGACATCGGCGTCGGACGCCGCCACGCTGGCCGAGCCGTTTGTCGACGCCCAAAAGGGCGTCGCGGACGCGGACGCGGCGCTCGCGGGCGCTCGCGACATCATCGCCGAACGCATCCACCTGCGCCCGGCGCTCCGCGCGGCGGTGCGCAAGCTGTATCGCACCGCGAGCCGGCTCGTGACGCGGCTTGCCGACGGCATCGACGCCTCGCGCGCCACGCGCTACCGCGAGGTGCACGCGCTCAACGAGCCGATCGGCCACGTGTCCGCGCATCGCTTTCATCTGGCGGCGCGCGGCGCCCGCGAAGGCCTGCTGGCCGTTCATCTGCATGTCGAGCGCGAGGCGATTTGCGCGGCGTGCCGCGCCGAGGCGATCAGGAACGTCGATGCGCCGTACGTCGATCAGATCGAAACGGCGATCGAGGACGCTTGCGACCGCCTGCTCATGCCGGCCTTCGAAACGGCGACGCTGGCCGAGGCGCGCGAGTGGGCCGACGGCGAGGCGCTCGATATCATCGAGACGGCGTTCCGCCACGTTCTTGACGCGCCGCCGTTCGGCGCAAGGCGCGTGCTCGGCGTTCTGGCCGACGAGAAGAAGGGATCGCGCGCGGTGGTCGTCGACGAAAAAGGCGCCGTGATCGCCGAAGCGGCGTTCGCCTTCGATGGCGCGCTCGACGCCGCGCCGCCGATGGAGGAGGCGCTTTTGCCGCTGATTCACGATCATCACGCCCAGGGGGCGGCAATCGTGCGCACCGCTTCGGCGCGGAAGGTCGCGGCGTTCCTGCACGAACTCGGGCGCATGGATCCGGCGCGGCGCATGCCGGTGCTGACGTTCGGCGAGGCCGAGGCCGGCGTGTACGCCGCGGGGCCCGTTGCGCGCGAGGAGATGCCCGACGCCGACATCCCCACGCGCAAGGCCGCGTCGGTCGCGCGGCGCATGCAGGATCCGCTCGCCGAGCTTTTGAAGGTCGATCCGCGCACGATCAACCTGACCTCGTTTCATTCCGACGTCGACAAGACGCACTTGCTCGAGCGCCTGGAGCGCGTGGCCAGCACGTACGCGAGTCTCGTGGGAGTGGACGCGAACGCCGCGAACGAGCGCCATCTGTCGTACATCGCCGGCATCGGCCCGCAGACGGCCGCGTTCATGAAGAAACATCGCGACGAGCAAGGACCGTTCCGCACGCGTTCGCAATTCCACCAGATCAAGCGCATGACGCCGACGGCGTTCGAGCAGTGCGCCGGATTCCTGACCGTGGCCGGCGGCGAGAATCCCCTGGACGCGACGCGCATCCATCCGGAGCGTTACGCGCTCGTGGAACGCATGGCCGCGGACGCCAAGACGAACGTCGCAGGGCTTTTGACCGATGCCGCCGCGCGCGCGTCGATCGACCCGGCCGCGTATCTCGACGAAACCGCCGGCGAGCCGACGATCCGCTTCATCCTCGGCGAACTCGAAAAGCCGGCGCGCTCCGAACGCCCGGTGTTTCCCGAGATCGTCGTCGATCCCGACGTGCACAAGCTCGAGGACCTCTCGGCCGGGCGCAAGCTGACGGGCGTCGTTACGAGCGTGACCGACTTCGGCGCGTTCGTGGACGTGGGCCTTCCCGAGGAGGGGCTCGTGCATTTCACGCAGCTCTCGCCGCACCGCGTGCGCGCGCCGCACGAAGCGGTGACGGTGGGCATGCCGGTGACGGCCGTGGTGACGGACATCGACCTCGAACGGCGCCGCTTGTCGCTATCGATCCGCGCCGCGTTTCCCAAGCCCGAGGGCGACGCGCGGCCGCGCGGCCGGCGACGGCCCGACGGCCCC